From the genome of Danio rerio strain Tuebingen ecotype United States chromosome 2, GRCz12tu, whole genome shotgun sequence, one region includes:
- the LOC141378950 gene encoding polymeric immunoglobulin receptor-like: protein MAAYATAKILYISIGFWFILSADSYNEFSNHALTVRPGGSVTIPCHYNEQYAQLKKHCYLETDKYTNTREKNLLVIDHPDQSLFTVNMRNLRENQSGLYFCVVETGETGTVIYQFYLKVQYVPAVSVMSSSVSGHEGDTVSVQCFYSSGYKNEQKRWCRYKDQKCFIKKTNTSQSSSVQISDDGENSFTVLMTGLRLSDSGWYFCSVGNQMIPVQLTVTEAESVSVNTDTGTQKDKSFRRFCLSHS from the exons ATGGCAGCGTACGCAACAGCAAAAATACTCTACATTTCAATCGGGTTTTGGTTTATTTTGA GTGCTGACAGCTACAATGAATTTTCAAATCATGCGTTAACTGTTCGGCCTGGAGGATCTGTCACCATCCCATGTCATTATAATGAGCAATACGCACAACTGAAGAAACATTGTTATTTAGAAACtgataaatacacaaacacaagagAGAAGAATCTGTTAGTAATTGATCATCCTGATCAGAGTCTCTTTACTGTGAATATGAGGAACCTGCGGGAGAATCAAAGTGGACTTTATTTTTGTGTTGTGGAGACTGGAGAAACGGGGACTGTTATATATCAGTTTTACCTCAAGGTTCAATATG TTCCTGCTGTGTCTGTGATGAGCAGCAGTGTATCTGGACATGAAGGTGATACTGTCAGTGTTCAGTGTTTCTACAGTTCTGGATATAAGAATGAACAGAAACGCTGGTGCAGATATAAAGATCAGAAGTGTTTCATAAAGAAGACGAACACATCCCAGAGTTCTTCAGTGCAGATCAGTGATGATGGTGAAAACTCCTTCACTGTGCTGATGACTGGACTGAGACTCTCTGATTCTGGATGGTATTTCTGCTCTGTAGGAAATCAAATGATTCCTGTTCAACTCACTGTAACTGAGGCAGAATCAG TGAGTGTAAACACAGACACCGGCACTCAGAAGGACAA GTCTTTCAGACGTTTCTGCCTTTCACACAGCTAG
- the pigrl2.5 gene encoding polymeric immunoglobulin receptor-like 2.5 (The RefSeq protein has 9 substitutions compared to this genomic sequence), with translation MTAYATTKINYILVGFWLILGAESYFDWLSSRITIKPGGSVTIPCLYEKNPMQLKYWYSVNNPSNKFTNTKEENLSVIDHPDQSLFTVTMRNLQENQTGEYHCVVKTGVTGGVTYRVYLDIRYDPDVSLKGRSLSGHEGGNVSVQCFYSSAYRNSQKQWCRYKDEKCFTERKTDISQNSSVQISDDGESPFTVLMTGLTLSDSGWYFCSAGEQIIPVQLTITHTESVNINTDLNNKDGAEELPPVWFLASALVLLISLILVGVFIWRRRPKQDEHQLKESNNSRTTDEISSKPDDLAVYCSINDETPYSISPLDPNKNMIYSTIDYIPGSEAKSPAGEDAYCTVGPH, from the exons ATGGCAGCATACGCAACGACAAAAATTAACTACATTTTAGTTGGGTTTTGGCTCATTTTGG GTGCTGAAAGCTACTTTGATTGGTTAAGTAGTAGAATAACTATTAAGCCTGGAGGATCTGTTACCATACCATGTCTTTATGAGAAAAACCCAATGCAGCTTAAATACTGGTATTCAGTAAATAATCCTTCTAATAAATTCACAAACACAAAAGAGGAGAATCTGTCAGTAATTGATCATCCTGATCAGAGTCTCTTCACTGTGACTATGAGGAACCTGCAGGAGAATCAAACTGGAGAGTATCATTGTGTTGTGAAGACTGGAGTAACAGGTGGTGTTACATATAGGGTTTATCTGGACATTCGATATG ATCCTGATGTGTCTTTGAAGGGCAGGAGTGTATCTGGACATGAAGGTGGTAATGCCAGTGTTCAGTGTTTCTACAGTTCGGCATATAGGAATTCACAGAAACAGTGGTGCAGATATAAAGATGAGAAGTGTTTCACAGAGAAGAAGACTGACATATCCCAGAATTCATCAGTGCAGATCAGTGATGATGGTGAAAGCTCCTTCACTGTGCTGATGACTGGACTGACACTCTCTGATTCTGGATGGTATTTTTGCTCTGCTGGAGAACAAATCCTTCCTCTTCAACTCACTGTAACCCATACAGAATCAG TTAACATTAACACAGATTTAAATAATAAAGATGG AGCTGAAGAACTTTCGCCCGTGTGGTTTTTAGCTTCAGCCCTAGTTCTTCTGATTTCATTGATTTTGGTTGGTGTTTTCATCTGGAGACGTAGACCCA agcaagaTGAACATCAATTAAAAGAGAGTAACAATAGCAGGACCACTGATGAA ATCTCCTCTAAACCTGATGATCTTGCTGTATACTGCTCTATAAATGATGAAACCCCATAT TCCATTTCTCCACTGGATCCCAACAAGAACATGATCTACAGTACTATTGATTATATTCCTGGGAGTGAAGCC AAAAGTCCAGCAGGAGAAGATGCTTACTGTACTGTGGGTCCACACTGA
- the pigrl2.3 gene encoding polymeric immunoglobulin receptor-like 2.3 precursor has protein sequence MAAYAAAKILYLSVGFWLILGAESYDAFSSNRLTVKPGGSVTIPCYYDEKNTQLKYWYSVNDECNTYTNTTEENLSVIDHPDQSLVTVTMRNLQEKHTGEYHCGVVPGGVIYKIYLQVQDVPDVSVKSSSVSGHEGGNVSVQCFYSSGYRDKQKRWCRFKDEKCFREKKTNTSKNSSVQISDDGESSFTVLMTGLTLSDSGWYYCSAGEQILPLQLTVTTSESVSVNTDTGTHPDRWRFCLSHS, from the exons ATGGCAGCGTACGCAGCGGCAAAAATACTCTACCTTTCAGTCGGGTTTTGGCTCATTTTGG GTGCTGAAAGCTACGATGCATTTTCAAGTAATAGATTAACTGTTAAGCCTGGAGGATCTGTCACCATCCCATGTTATTATGATGAGAAAAACACACAGCTGAAATACTGGTACTCAGTAAATGATGAATgtaatacatacacaaacacaacagaggAGAATCTGTCAGTGATTGATCATCCTGATCAGAGTCTCGTCACTGTGACTATGAGGAACCTGCAGGAGAAACACACTGGAGAGTATCATTGTGGTGTGGTGCCTGGAGgtgttatatataaaatttatctGCAGGTTCAAGATG TTCCTGATGTGTCTGTGAAGAGCAGCAGTGTATCTGGACATGAAGGTGGTAATGTCAGTGTTCAGTGTTTCTACAGTTCTGGATACAGGGATAAACAGAAACGCTGGTGCAGATTTAAAGATGAGAAGTGTTTCAGAGAGAAGAAGACGAACACATCCAAGAATTCATCAGTGCAGATCAGTGATGATGGTGAAAGCTCCTTCACTGTGCTGATGACTGGACTGACACTCTCTGATTCTGGATGGTATTACTGCTCTGCTGGAGAACAAATCCTTCCTCTTCAACTCACTGTAACCACATCAGAATCAG TGAGTGTGAACACAGACACCGGCACTCACCCGGACAG ATGGCGTTTCTGCCTTTCACACAGCTAG
- the pigrl2.4 gene encoding polymeric immunoglobulin receptor-like 2.4 (The RefSeq protein has 14 substitutions compared to this genomic sequence), protein MAAYATATILYISIGFWFILSADSYNEFSNHALTVQPGGSVTIPCHYNEQYTQLKKHCYLETDKYTNTREKNLLVIDHPDQSLFTVTMRNLRENQTGLYYCVVETGGTRTVIYEFYLKVQYVPDVSVMSSSVSGHEGDTVSVQCFYSSGYKNEQKQWCRYKNQKCFGEKKTDTSKSSSVQISDDGKSSFTVLMTGLRLSDSGRYFCSVGNQMIPVQLTVTHTESDRNNKDRDEKLSPVWFFALTPVLLISLILVGVFIFKWRRRPKQDEHQLKERNDSSTTDEISSKPDDLAVYCSINDETPYSISPLDPNKNMIYSTIDYIPGSEAKPPAGEDVYSSVGPH, encoded by the exons ATGGCAGCGTACGCAACAGCAACAATACTCTACATTTCAATCGGGTTTTGGTTTATTTTGA GTGCTGACAGCTACAATGAATTTTCAAATCATGCGTTAACTGTTCGGCCTGGAGGATCTGTCACCATCCCATGTCATTATAATGAGCAATACACACAGCTGAAGAAACAGTGTTATTTAGAAACtgataaatacacaaacacaagagAGAAGAATCTGTTAGTAATTGATCATCCTGATCAGAGTCTCTTTACTGTGACTATGAGGAACCTGCGGGAGAATCAAAGTGGACTTTATTATTGTGTTGTGGAGACTGGAGAAACGGGGACTGTTATATATCAGTTTTACCTCAAGGTTCAATATG TTCCTGATGTGTCTGTGATGAGCAGCAGTGTATCTGGACATGAAGGTGATACTGTCAGTGTTCAGTGTTTCTACAGTTCTGGATATAAGAATGAACAGAAACAGTGGTGCAGATATAAAAATCAGAAGTGTTTCGGAGAGAAGAAGACTGACACATCAAAGAGTTCATCAGTGCAGATCAGGGATGATGGTGAAAGCTGCTTCACTGTGCTGATGACTGGACTGAGACTCTCTGATTCTGGATGGTATTTCTGCTCTGTAGGAAACCAAATGATCCCTGTTCAACTCACTGTAACCCATACAGAATCAG ATAGGAATAATAAAGACAG AGATGAGAAACTTTCGCCCGTGTGGTTTTTTGCTTTAACTCCAGTTCTTCTGATTTCATTGATTCTGGTTGGTGTTTTCATCTTTAAATGGAGACGGAGACCCA AGCAAGATGAACATCAATTAAAAGAAAGGAACGACAGCAGCACTACTGATGAA ATCTCCTCTAAACCTGATGATCTTGCTGTATACTGCTCTATAAATGATGAAACCCCATAT TCCATTTCTCCACTGGATCCCAACAAGAACATGATCTACAGTACTATTGATTATATTCCTGGGAGTGAAGCA AAGAGTCcagcaggaggaggtgtttacAGCACTGTGGGTCCACACTGA